GTGAGGAGAGGACATGTTTTTCTTCCAGCAGCTGGTGACCTTTCAGGAGGTGGCGGTGTACTTCACCAAGGAGGAGTGGGACCTTCTGGATCTAGACCAGAAAGCTTTGTACAAGGATGTCATTCTGGAGAACTTTTGGAATGTCTTCCTTCTGGGTAAGGACACCTTTTCCTTGGTTGATAAATGCTGGCGATATTACACATCTGCACACCTTATGGAGCACAGCACTATACAAATTCTGCCATGATAATGGGTGTCCAGATCATGCATCCTGGATTTGGCTTCTTTGCCTCAGTGGTCAGAGCTGGAGCTGTTTAGATGGgtgccatttttgaaactacaTGATCCCATTTTAAGAGATGTGAAACTAGCTAAGTCAGTCGATTGTGACTTATGTGAGTGCACACCTTCCTCTTTCTTCTGTGACTTAGTTTGCTGAAACAGCAAGCGAGGTGGTAAAGCTTGggaatgggactgtagctcatgGTAggacatctgccttgcatgcagagagatacttttttatttttacatttttttattttttacattttatatccctctcttcctccaaggagcccagagcggtgtactacatactcaggtttctcttcacaacaaccctgtgaagtaggttaggctgagagagaagcaactggcccagagtgacccagcaagtctcatggctgaatggggatttgaacttgggtctccccggtccgagtccagcactctaaccattacattaCGCTGGCTCTGCCAGAAACTCTGgacaactgctgccagtcagtgtagacaatactgagcctgatggaccaatagtctgactcggtagaaagtgTGTCAgattccttccctcctcctcgccTCCTGACTGTCTGGCTGATGTTCATTTCCCaagctgctgagcctgtcagtcaggcccctaggtaatttaggagcctggacctaaaggcctttggaggacccccctgctttggagggcccccccccacgcACTCATACTGcgacacacacacagtatttctaACGTGTGGATTCTTGAGCACCCAAACAGCAACTAAACCCACAATAATTTaggaatataaaacaagtatatttatgcaaatgtgcattagcagaaaatttcaacacacaacacagAATACTCCCCATCCTAcgtgtttctttccccactccccctctctttttaaaacaagagGTTTCTTTCGGCCGCCAGACACAGGCCTTTGTACACGttggacctccagctgttgttgaactacaactcccatcatccccagccacaattattgtggctggggatggtgggagttgtagttcaaaaacagctggagggccaaggttccccgcCCCTGCGTTAGAAAAACTATAGATAATAATACCCTGAATAAGTGTACAAAGGCTGCGATAGTATGCACCCTTGACTgagagtagcaagcatgaattgcccccttgtattTCACAACGTAATGAAATGAGAACAATATATATCAACCACCATCCTGACTTTGCATAGGTTATGTCGCAGAGAAACACACGTGCATTTGTGTGCCCAAGTTCCCATGCCAACCCAGCTATCATTGCCAGGTTGGGAAATGTAATAATGCTGGAAGACCCCAACCCTCTTAAAGACTTTTAAGACTCCGTAATGATTCCAGGACCATGACAGTGATTTATCTATGGGTTGATCTTGCAGAGATGTTGCAAACTGCTGAACTTGTGGAAGACTACAGTGTGCTGCATTTGCCTGTTGAAGGTGAGAAGGAAATGATGAGTGAGTTTGAATGACAACTATCTAGTTCATGATATCTTGGCATCTATCcagctaagcagcataaatactcttacCTCCATGTTGTAAGTTGAATCCAGACTGCAGTCGAAAGCTCATTTGCTAGGGAGAGTTTCATTCATGTCAATGGTCcttgccattagggatgtgcataaatcgatttttaaaatttaatttgtacctgaatcaaatcacccctgatttgttttgtttgtgaatcTGTCCCCcagatcaccccagattctatttggataTGATTTGATTCTATTTGGATCAATTCGAACCATTTATaaaactcctagggacaccaaatttgaGTGGTTgtccaaatttgggtggtgggaaggtctccatgggtgccacctcccacccaaatttcaaggcagtggggcacttggttgatttgtaatgattttttaatttttactgatttttgaATATTTccatcataggaaataatggggattccaagtTGCTCTATCCTAACTCTgatatggatccccagctttaattttttttaaaaaccctaagctCTAGcttttgtagaagtggagttatggagcaaaatgtgtggccactatttttcaagtgttaggattctttggtgtataatagcttttcctcataatgaatccctatgaggatttattatacgccttaatttcttctgttcattttgactgtcattggacattgTCATTGTTAACTACCATGTgttgactacacacacacactcaagtttatttttttaggaatttttgaagtgcttagattctttggtgtcttcattacacaccttcacttcttctgttcattttgaccccactgttttatgggtgggggtgaggaattagtggcatcccatgtgtcaGATCTGCCCCATTCAACCTGcaaaccactgggtactcagtttatatttagggaatttttgaggtgtttagactccttGGTGTGTAATGTATCCTCattgggattcattatgaggaaacgttattatacaccaaagaatctaaacacttgaaaaatggtcaccacacattttgcgctagagcagggattctcaaacttgggtcctcaggtgttattggacttcaactcccataatccccagcctcagtggccattggttggggattatgggagttgaagtccaataacacctgaggacccaagtttgagaatcactgtgttagagcttagcttttaaaaaaaaattaaatatgggAATcttgggggaattaataggaatccaaatcttgaatcgattcgaatctAATTTGGTGCAATTCGGTTTGGACCCGAATCCAGCCAATggaccacgggggggggggggggggggaattgttgtCTCCAAATtgtccgaatcagctagatttgggtacaaatcaatttgtacccaaattgattcacacatccctacttgccatTGAATAAATAAGCTTAGGATTGCACGGCATGGAGAGTAACTTGGTTTTCACATAATCTTGGTTCCAATTATTATACATTTTGTGGGAAAATATACTTGGAGATTAAATACTACTTTTGAGGTAGCTATGGTGAGCAAAACTTCAAAGTTAAACCAAATCTGTACTACAAATATTTTCTTACTTGAATAACAAAATACGTATATACTGAGGAACTCTATTAAGAGTGAGGGTCATAACACAGGAATCTAGTGTTTTCTAGGCagtaaaagtagcacaaatatagaGTATTCAATGTagatcactatatattgtgaagtgtgtgtgtgtgttcagtgaaatgtacttgtaggcagcatacttatttggaAAGATTAGACATTAATCCTCAGGAACTGCTTCTGGGTAAATGTGATGTGATTAAGACTAAGTGTTAGTGGTTTCTattccccactgccacctctgtctctaaagcagaggtcacataCGGATACGCAGTGCAGTGTGAGCCTGTGGCACAatgaccacactacccaggacagaccaaaaaggatttgggggtctGGGGGATGTGGAGGCGCTCGACTTCGGCCAGAAGCCCAGGGGAAAGAGAGCCTCTGCCCATACAATGATTCTTCCTATTTCACTTACACTAGAAATGGAAACTCGGACTGCTAATCATGACAAGAGACCGAAACGAAAAGAGAAGAATGATGCTCAAAAGTGTCGGTTGAAGAAAGCAAGGTTAGAGATGGAGGCCAAGCTACCACAGATTGTGTCATTTTTCACAATGACCAGCCAAGACACTTCATTGGAGGACAATAAGGTGACTCAGACTGCAGAAACTGCAACAGTGAGTGACATCTGCCACGGCTCTGGTCCTGCAGAAAATGAACAAAGTGAACATGCAGCAGATATCACAGCACAGCAGTCAATAACTACCGAGCAGATTCAAAAGAGAGGATGTGAAGGAGAGTCCAGAGAATGTGTTAACAAGACGTTTAATGTGGATTTGATCTCCAAACAATTTCCTACTGACAAAGAACTCTTCAGTGAACCCCTTAGTTCAGATGAAAAGAGCTTCATTGTTTCAAATGGACCGTGCCAGCCACCAGGTCCATTTCCACAGCATGGCAAGTCCAACAGACGTTTTTCAAAACGTTTTTATTCATCATTTAGTAATAGTGGTCTAATACTGCAGCGGACATGGCTGTGCTACTCGCCAACTTCAGACCAAGCCTACTGTCAACCATGCTGGCTTTTTTCTCATAACCGAGAGGGAGGATGGGTGAAAGGAATTCGTGATTGGCATAATCTGAAAAAGAAGATAGAAGTCCATGAAGGTGCTGTTGGCCATCAGGAGTGTATCGCTGTTCTGGATCACTGGCAGCTGAAAAAAACCGTGTCGGCAGACGCAGAAGCTGCGATCAGGAAAGAGGCAAACTTCTGGAGGCAAGTGCTTGATAGAATCATCAATGTTACACTGACCTTGGCTATGTCTAACCTGGAATTTAGAAGTCACAGGGAAGATGTGAGCTCAGGTGGAAACCATGGAAATTTTCTCTCCATCATCACATTACTTGCAAAATATGACCCTGTATTACAACAATTGCTAAATATTCCAGAGCGAGAAGTGAATTACCTGAGCCCTAATGTGCAAAATGAACTGATTAATATACTCTCACAAAGCATCAAGGAAGGAATAGTAAAGGATGCCAACAAAGCtgcatttttctctgtcatcaTAGAAACAACGCAGGATGCTAGAAAGACTGATCAGCTCAGCCAGGTAGTCCGCTTTGTTTCTGTTGAGACAGACGAAAAGGATCAGCCAgtagaaataaaaatacatgaaacattCTTGGGCTTTCTGGTGGTGGAAGATCAGTCTGCATCTGGCTTCACACAGAGTCTTTTGAACACTATGGTAAGCAATAAACTGGACCTCTTAAAATTGCGAGGCCAAAGTTACGATGGAGCTGCAAACATGAGTGGGGTCTACAATGTTGTGCAAGCTAGAATTCAGGCTCTACAGCCAAAGGCAACTTATGTGCATTGTGCTGCCCACAACCTAAACCTAGTTTTGAATGATGCTGTGTCCAGTGTTCCAGAAGTAAGGAACTTCTTTGGAGTTGTGGAAAGAATCTACATTTTCTTTGCACATAGCATCAAGCGATGGCATACATTATCCCTCTTAACATCTCGATATAAAACCACACTGAACAAACTTTGTCCAACCAGATGGTCTTCACTTCATGAGGCTCTGGTAGCCCTTCAGTGCCACTTCACAGATATCCTCAAAGTGCTTGTTGAAATCATTCTCCTAAGCAAGAAGGaagatgaaatctcagaagccaaagctctgaaatccaaaatggagcaGTTCCCGTTCGTTTTCCTTGTCGTGCTGCTCTCTAACATTTTAGAACCTGTTAATGCTGTTTCAAAGATGCTACAGTCCCCACAAACTGACCTCAGCAAAGTTGCAAGCTATCTCCAAACCATTCATGCTAATTGGCAAGAGAACAAAAATAATTATGACTCCTTCCGCAAAACTGCAGCAAAAATGTCGGAAACGTGGGGCATCTCCCAGGTGTTTGAGGAGCAACGCATGCGAAAGGTGAAGAGCTTTCAGGACGAGTTATGCGAGGATCAAAGATCAACATGTGCAGAGGACAGATTTCGAGTCAATGTGTTCCTCTGTGTACTGGATATAGCTTCCTCACAGTTGAAACAACGCTTTGAGGGCCTACATGAGGTTGTTACTACCTTCAGTGCTCTTCACCCATCCACACTGACATCAGCAACTGATGAGGACTTACTTCAAGCAGGAGAGGTTTTGGTCAGGAAATATGATAGGGACTTGAAAACTTCTCTTCCAAGACACTTGATACAGTTCAGACATTTATTGAAAAAAGAAATTTCCAAAAAAACCACCATAAAGGAAGTTGCTGAACTGCTGATGATTGATCATTGTGGCCTTAGCTGCAGTTTCCCGGATGTCTGCACTGCATATATGCTTTTCCTGACCCTACCTGTAACAGTAGCATCTTCTGAGCAATCACTCTCAAAACCGAAACTTATCAAAAACTATCTGAGGAGTTCTATGTCTCAGGAAAGACTCAGTGGCCTTGCTCTGCTATCCATTGAAAATGAACAAGCCAAGAAGTTGGATATACAAAAGATCATAGACAACTTTGCTGAACTGAAAGCACGAAAGAGGCCATTGCTTTAAGATCTGGATGGTGGTGTGGGATATCATCGTATATGGGGGGGTTGTGAGATGTCATAGCTGGGATACGTaataaagttcttcattgatactgttgtattagttggttatttacaccttgtaactgtagttgggatagATGGcaagagacatggggccaggagaaggagaggaaggcagcaaggggcccattttaaaatctcatcccccACTcaaaccttgttatgcccctaaTGTGTATGcaccttttatttgttttttggagGGACTTTCCATAGTATGTGTCCTACCATGTCTAAAGTGGTTCGGTTCTGACACAGGTTTCCTATCACACCTGCTCTTTATTAAGACTAGGCCCGTTAAGTGGTGTAGGACCAGTTCCTGCTGAAGAAAATATTTTTGTATATATTCAGACTGTCCTCCTTTCTGCCCCTGGAGAAGGATGGATTCTTCTTTGGTGCAACTGGATTTTGATTAGACCTTAATTCCTGGTATGATTCAAGGTATTCCTGGATGAAACTAGTTCTTTAGATCCATTGCAGTCCGGCTGCCAGCCCAGTTTCATGACAGAAACTGCCTTGCCACACGTGAATAACTGGTGTTCCTCTGAAAAATAATCATTTTTCTCTCTCAAGCAAAATACTTGATAATTGTATTCCTTTCACAGAATTTCATTGCAAGCAAAAGGGTTTGATACAATCCTGTTTCTGAACTGGGCAATGGATATAAAGAACTAGTTTCATCCAGGAATACCTTGACTCATACCAGGAATTAATGGCTAATCAAAATCCAGTTGCACCATCCATCCTTCTCCAGGGGTTTTTCTCTTgttaggaaaggcccaccagcCAGCAGTTGTTCTTAAATGAGGTCTAGTCCGCCCTCTAATCCTTCCCATCACACAAAAAGCACCAAATCAACAGAAGCATATTTGGGTGGTATTGCTTAGTGATTGGAAGGAACTGACCCCACCCGACAAGGTGAAGTCCTCTCTTCAGGTGGCTCTGCCTTACCGGGAGCCCATGTGCTTCGATTGGTGCTGGAGACAGAACCAAGTAACAGCTAGGTTTATGTATCATTCAATAGACAGTCCATCCCCAAAGACCCGAGTGCAATCCATCTGGTGATGTGAACCTCATTACATCTGCAGAATTCCTCCTACACTTCCCCTTACAAATGTAAGACAATTAAACTGCAGGCTTTGGGACCCCAAATagccagcctgatgaagagttacAAAGACTTGCTGATCATAAATATGTGCCATTTTGGTAGGTCCCAATAAAAATATTGAGACTGACTTTGGGACCAGAAAGGCATGTTTTATTGTATGAGTTAGGGTTTCCAAGCCACCAGGATTGGCCTGTGATCTCCAGATATAGCCATCAATTCCCAGGTAACCCTGGaaatgttaatggcttgatactgTGAATTAAATTGGGACAAGTAGGAATAACAAATGTCCAGGAATAACTTTGGCCAGAAATGGCAATGCTAAGACAAGATAGTACTTGGGTTTCAGCAGGGGATACTGAAAAGAAAGCAGTGGATCTTGAAGACATTGAAATACAAGAAGCAACTCCTTGGGTTGATGGCCTCATGAGAATATTAACTTTTCCCTTGAGTTCCTAACAGGATTTTATCTATTTTCCTAGGAAGTGATGTACAGAACAATGAGAATTATGGAGCACGATGGGTGTGTATAAATGTAtggaatgtgggaaaagcttcagtcatAGCCAAGAGTTAATTATACATCtaagaatccatacaggagagaaatcATATGGGAAAAGCTTCACTCACAGTAGCAAACTGACTGAACATAAAggagtccacacaggagaaaacCAGTGAAATGTGGAAAGAGTTACAGGTATGGAAGAAACCTTCGCTTGCATCAAGTAAGCCACTCCGAAGAAAAATcttttaaatgcttggagtgtgggaaaagaTTCACTCAGAACAGACAACTGACTgatcatcaaagaacccacacaagagaaaaaccatttaaatgtgAAGAGTGTGAAAAGAGCTTTGCTCGCAGTAACAGATTTACTGAACATAAAAGTCTCCACAAAGGAGGAAACCCATATAAATGCACAGAGTGAGGAAAGAACTTCTCCCAGAGTGATGGCCTCACTTTGTATCTAAGCATCCACACAAGAAAGAAACTATATAAATATCTGCAGTGTGGGAGCAGCTTCAATACTAGTGAAAGCCTTAACTCCCATGGAAGATCTCACAGGGGAGAGAAATAAATTAAATGTggggagtgtgggaagagcttcacccAACGTAGCAGTCCTACTAGACATCTAAAAGTCCGCACAGGAAGGAAACAATTTATATTtgtggagtgcggaaagagcttcacttAAAATAATAGCCTTACTAGGCATCTAAGCCCATatgggagagaaaccatataaatgcctggagtgtggaaagagcttcagttggagcaATACGCTTACTAGACATCTaaggatccacacaggagagaaaccatttgaatgtgtggagtgtggaaagagcttcaaagaGAGTAATCTCTTTATTTCACCCACACAGAACTCTTAAGTGCTTGGAgaatggaaagagcttcattcagaTGACACACCTGGCTAATGTTTGGGAACCCAcatggaggcagggagagaaaccaTCAAAAAGCTTAGTGTCGTCAGAGCATTATCATAAATGTCTTGGTGCCTGTAGGGGAAGTCACTCAGAGTAAGAACCATTTAAACACTTGGAGTGGAGAAAGAGCGTCAGTCTGAGTAGTGCCTTCACTTCACATCAAAGAACTCAGGAGAAAAAACATAAACATTATACTAGCAAAATCATGGCAGTATAATTAAGAAGATGTAGAGTTCTATCATGATACTACCATTATGATCCTTGAACATTATATCCATTATAAAATGCAAACCATCCTTTATatcatatttttagcctactttccagtaggtttatgagatcacctggcattctgtgtgtgtcagtTTGTCCCCCtaccaactttgcaatgcctgggctggtatgaaccaaattgggtacagttgtagggacacataggagcaCCTTCAGACTAcaaacggtgtagtttgtgatgatggcatccatcccagcatgatgatgatgtgatgatggcatccatcccaggtggatgcataaatgtttgaagcacaagtgggctaacttgtgaacctaattaattaataattaaataatttgaaccaaatttgatgcagctgtagggacacctcaatggtggttgta
Above is a window of Hemicordylus capensis ecotype Gifberg chromosome 2, rHemCap1.1.pri, whole genome shotgun sequence DNA encoding:
- the LOC128347438 gene encoding zinc finger MYM-type protein 1-like isoform X1, with the protein product MLGRAIRAEAMAWETYSSLLSGRVERDVMQPPQQLVTFQEVAVYFTKEEWDLLDLDQKALYKDVILENFWNVFLLEMLQTAELVEDYSVLHLPVEEMETRTANHDKRPKRKEKNDAQKCRLKKARLEMEAKLPQIVSFFTMTSQDTSLEDNKVTQTAETATVSDICHGSGPAENEQSEHAADITAQQSITTEQIQKRGCEGESRECVNKTFNVDLISKQFPTDKELFSEPLSSDEKSFIVSNGPCQPPGPFPQHGKSNRRFSKRFYSSFSNSGLILQRTWLCYSPTSDQAYCQPCWLFSHNREGGWVKGIRDWHNLKKKIEVHEGAVGHQECIAVLDHWQLKKTVSADAEAAIRKEANFWRQVLDRIINVTLTLAMSNLEFRSHREDVSSGGNHGNFLSIITLLAKYDPVLQQLLNIPEREVNYLSPNVQNELINILSQSIKEGIVKDANKAAFFSVIIETTQDARKTDQLSQVVRFVSVETDEKDQPVEIKIHETFLGFLVVEDQSASGFTQSLLNTMVSNKLDLLKLRGQSYDGAANMSGVYNVVQARIQALQPKATYVHCAAHNLNLVLNDAVSSVPEVRNFFGVVERIYIFFAHSIKRWHTLSLLTSRYKTTLNKLCPTRWSSLHEALVALQCHFTDILKVLVEIILLSKKEDEISEAKALKSKMEQFPFVFLVVLLSNILEPVNAVSKMLQSPQTDLSKVASYLQTIHANWQENKNNYDSFRKTAAKMSETWGISQVFEEQRMRKVKSFQDELCEDQRSTCAEDRFRVNVFLCVLDIASSQLKQRFEGLHEVVTTFSALHPSTLTSATDEDLLQAGEVLVRKYDRDLKTSLPRHLIQFRHLLKKEISKKTTIKEVAELLMIDHCGLSCSFPDVCTAYMLFLTLPVTVASSEQSLSKPKLIKNYLRSSMSQERLSGLALLSIENEQAKKLDIQKIIDNFAELKARKRPLL
- the LOC128347438 gene encoding zinc finger MYM-type protein 1-like isoform X2, producing MLGRAIRAEAMAWETYSSLLSGRVERDVMQPPQLVTFQEVAVYFTKEEWDLLDLDQKALYKDVILENFWNVFLLEMLQTAELVEDYSVLHLPVEEMETRTANHDKRPKRKEKNDAQKCRLKKARLEMEAKLPQIVSFFTMTSQDTSLEDNKVTQTAETATVSDICHGSGPAENEQSEHAADITAQQSITTEQIQKRGCEGESRECVNKTFNVDLISKQFPTDKELFSEPLSSDEKSFIVSNGPCQPPGPFPQHGKSNRRFSKRFYSSFSNSGLILQRTWLCYSPTSDQAYCQPCWLFSHNREGGWVKGIRDWHNLKKKIEVHEGAVGHQECIAVLDHWQLKKTVSADAEAAIRKEANFWRQVLDRIINVTLTLAMSNLEFRSHREDVSSGGNHGNFLSIITLLAKYDPVLQQLLNIPEREVNYLSPNVQNELINILSQSIKEGIVKDANKAAFFSVIIETTQDARKTDQLSQVVRFVSVETDEKDQPVEIKIHETFLGFLVVEDQSASGFTQSLLNTMVSNKLDLLKLRGQSYDGAANMSGVYNVVQARIQALQPKATYVHCAAHNLNLVLNDAVSSVPEVRNFFGVVERIYIFFAHSIKRWHTLSLLTSRYKTTLNKLCPTRWSSLHEALVALQCHFTDILKVLVEIILLSKKEDEISEAKALKSKMEQFPFVFLVVLLSNILEPVNAVSKMLQSPQTDLSKVASYLQTIHANWQENKNNYDSFRKTAAKMSETWGISQVFEEQRMRKVKSFQDELCEDQRSTCAEDRFRVNVFLCVLDIASSQLKQRFEGLHEVVTTFSALHPSTLTSATDEDLLQAGEVLVRKYDRDLKTSLPRHLIQFRHLLKKEISKKTTIKEVAELLMIDHCGLSCSFPDVCTAYMLFLTLPVTVASSEQSLSKPKLIKNYLRSSMSQERLSGLALLSIENEQAKKLDIQKIIDNFAELKARKRPLL